The following proteins are encoded in a genomic region of Polynucleobacter paludilacus:
- the ilvN gene encoding acetolactate synthase small subunit: MRHIISVLLENEPGALSRVVGLFSARGYNIETLSVAPTEDSSLSRMTIVTVGSEDIIEQITKHLNRLVEVVKVFDLTEGPHIERELMMIKVRAVGKEREELKRTTDIFRGRIIDVTDKSYTIELTGDGMKLDAFIDSIDRASILETVRSGGSGIGRGERILKV, encoded by the coding sequence ATGCGACACATTATTTCGGTTTTATTAGAGAACGAACCAGGCGCTTTATCGCGTGTGGTTGGCTTATTCTCGGCACGGGGCTACAACATTGAGACACTGAGTGTTGCGCCAACCGAGGATTCTTCTTTGTCGCGTATGACGATTGTGACAGTTGGTTCTGAAGACATCATCGAGCAAATCACAAAGCATCTGAACCGCTTAGTTGAAGTGGTAAAGGTCTTTGATTTGACCGAAGGTCCTCATATCGAGCGTGAGCTGATGATGATCAAAGTGCGCGCAGTTGGTAAGGAGCGTGAAGAGCTCAAGCGCACAACTGACATCTTCCGTGGCCGCATTATTGATGTCACCGATAAAAGTTACACGATTGAGCTCACGGGTGATGGCATGAAACTCGATGCATTTATTGATTCGATTGATCGCGCATCGATTTTGGAAACTGTCCGTTCAGGCGGCTCTGGGATCGGTCGTGGCGAACGAATTTTGAAGGTCTAA
- a CDS encoding acetolactate synthase 3 catalytic subunit, whose protein sequence is MNTSSAEFLAKTANPDSASSKTPPPEMIGAEMLVHALHAEGVEFVWGYPGGAVLFIYDEIFKQDKFEHILVRHEQAAVHAADGYARATGKVGVALVTSGPGVTNAVTGIATAYTDSIPMVIISGNVPTYAIGEDAFQEADTVGITRPIVKHNFLVKDIKDLPLVLKKAFHIARTGRPGPVLVDIPKDISATKGPFVYPETLEMRSYNPVVKGHSGQIRKAVALLQEAERPYIYTGGGIILADAAPELKEFADLLGYPVTNTLMGLGGFPGTSPQFLGMLGMHGTYEANMAMQHSDVLIAIGARFDDRVIGNTEHFASHPRKIIHIDIDPSVISKRVKVDVPIVGNLKEVLQEMTAQLKVAGPLKNDAKLAAWWAQINEWRKKDCLKYDEQSQIVKPQYVIQKLWELTGGDAFICSDVGQHQMWAAQFYKFDKPRRWINSGGLGTMGVGLPYAMGIKKAFPDKDVFTVTGEGSIQMCIQELSTCKQYNTPVKIVSLNNRYLGMVRQWQELTYNKRYSSSYMDSLPDFVKLAEAFGHVGMRIEKKSDVEGALKEAIRLKDRTVFMDFQTDPEENVWPMVQAGKGISEMLLGSEDL, encoded by the coding sequence ATGAATACAAGCAGCGCAGAATTTTTAGCTAAAACAGCTAATCCAGACTCAGCCAGCTCCAAAACCCCTCCACCAGAAATGATCGGTGCCGAAATGCTCGTGCATGCTTTGCACGCAGAAGGCGTTGAATTTGTCTGGGGATATCCCGGTGGAGCAGTGCTTTTTATCTACGACGAAATTTTTAAACAGGATAAGTTTGAACATATCCTGGTTCGCCATGAGCAAGCAGCAGTGCATGCGGCTGATGGTTATGCACGCGCAACCGGCAAGGTTGGCGTTGCTTTAGTCACATCCGGTCCTGGCGTAACGAATGCTGTTACCGGAATTGCGACTGCGTATACCGACTCGATCCCGATGGTGATCATTAGCGGTAACGTACCAACTTATGCGATTGGTGAAGATGCTTTCCAAGAAGCGGATACGGTAGGCATTACACGTCCAATCGTGAAGCACAATTTCTTGGTTAAAGACATTAAAGATTTGCCCCTGGTGTTGAAGAAGGCTTTTCATATTGCACGCACTGGAAGACCTGGCCCAGTCTTGGTCGATATTCCCAAAGATATCTCCGCAACCAAGGGACCTTTTGTTTATCCCGAAACCTTGGAGATGCGTTCCTATAACCCGGTAGTGAAGGGCCATAGCGGTCAAATCCGCAAAGCGGTTGCTTTGCTACAAGAGGCTGAGCGTCCTTATATTTATACCGGCGGCGGCATCATCCTGGCCGATGCTGCGCCAGAGTTAAAAGAATTCGCTGATCTCTTGGGTTATCCCGTCACCAATACCTTGATGGGCTTGGGTGGTTTTCCTGGAACGAGCCCACAGTTTTTGGGCATGCTGGGTATGCACGGCACTTACGAAGCCAATATGGCAATGCAACACAGCGATGTGTTGATAGCGATTGGCGCGCGCTTTGACGATCGCGTGATCGGTAATACCGAACACTTTGCAAGTCATCCGCGCAAGATCATCCACATCGATATCGATCCCTCTGTGATTTCGAAACGGGTGAAGGTGGATGTTCCCATTGTTGGCAACCTCAAAGAAGTGTTGCAAGAGATGACTGCGCAGCTCAAAGTAGCAGGGCCGCTGAAGAATGATGCCAAGCTGGCAGCGTGGTGGGCGCAGATTAATGAATGGCGCAAAAAAGATTGCTTGAAGTATGACGAGCAGTCCCAAATCGTAAAGCCTCAGTACGTCATTCAGAAGCTTTGGGAGCTCACTGGTGGTGATGCCTTTATTTGCTCTGACGTTGGTCAGCATCAAATGTGGGCTGCACAGTTCTACAAGTTTGATAAACCCCGTCGCTGGATTAACTCGGGTGGTCTTGGCACCATGGGCGTTGGCTTGCCGTACGCTATGGGCATCAAGAAAGCCTTCCCAGATAAAGACGTTTTCACTGTGACTGGTGAGGGTTCGATTCAGATGTGTATTCAGGAGCTGTCAACCTGCAAGCAATACAACACACCGGTGAAGATCGTGTCTTTGAACAATCGCTACTTAGGTATGGTTCGTCAATGGCAGGAGTTGACCTATAACAAGCGTTACTCCAGTTCATACATGGATTCTTTACCAGACTTCGTGAAATTGGCTGAAGCCTTTGGTCACGTTGGCATGCGCATTGAGAAGAAGTCTGATGTTGAGGGCGCGCTCAAGGAAGCCATTCGCTTGAAGGACCGCACTGTATTTATGGATTTTCAGACCGATCCGGAAGAAAACGTTTGGCCTATGGTGCAGGCCGGTAAGGGCATTAGTGAGATGCTCTTGGGTAGCGAGGATCTCTAA